In Alkalihalobacillus sp. FSL W8-0930, a single window of DNA contains:
- a CDS encoding YfkD family protein, with protein MKRKLCLLMLITVFLLTPFSHTHAKDKLDNPYKIPDSALSISKENTYTNGTQDLPYLHPSDLAKEFLESTDEEITNPDLIRLLNESHVGNPLLGLGLRVSVYLGEWPLAYESAGTEVNWQYQKVNTNYLDNRGANAPAQLTYAQDQQKKITGGLTATIPNAEAVRKMMMIHAGEKTGLPLSFETIIGQGTRKNQTYNVSTQQVGYLHSYAPAIHEKGNVTYGEVYVVVKGGKKRLEVKNITQQGIGAWIPVQDYLSFTYMAKNQPG; from the coding sequence ATGAAACGAAAGCTGTGTCTTCTTATGCTAATCACTGTATTTTTGCTCACGCCATTTTCACATACTCATGCTAAGGATAAATTAGATAATCCATATAAAATTCCAGACTCTGCGTTATCTATTTCAAAAGAGAATACGTACACAAATGGAACGCAGGATCTTCCATATCTTCACCCAAGTGATCTCGCTAAAGAATTTCTTGAATCCACTGATGAGGAAATTACGAACCCGGACCTTATTCGATTACTTAATGAGTCCCATGTTGGCAATCCGCTTCTAGGACTTGGGTTACGAGTTTCTGTCTATCTTGGAGAGTGGCCACTTGCTTATGAATCAGCAGGGACCGAAGTGAATTGGCAATATCAAAAGGTAAATACGAACTATCTCGATAACCGAGGTGCGAATGCACCAGCTCAATTAACATATGCTCAAGATCAACAAAAAAAGATCACAGGCGGTCTGACAGCTACTATTCCTAATGCAGAAGCCGTTCGCAAAATGATGATGATCCATGCTGGTGAAAAAACAGGACTGCCTCTGTCGTTTGAAACCATTATTGGTCAAGGCACACGCAAAAACCAGACCTACAATGTGTCAACACAGCAGGTCGGGTATTTGCATAGCTACGCCCCAGCCATTCATGAAAAAGGAAATGTCACTTATGGTGAGGTGTATGTTGTTGTAAAAGGTGGTAAAAAGCGTCTTGAAGTGAAAAACATCACTCAACAAGGGATCGGTGCATGGATTCCAGTACAGGACTACTTATCTTTTACGTATATGGCTAAAAATCAACCCGGTTAA
- a CDS encoding cytochrome ubiquinol oxidase subunit I codes for MDSVLLSRMLFGSSMAFHIIFATLTVGITLMILLAEIMRLVKKDDDYALLAKRWTKGAAVLLGVAIPSGTIVAVMLSLLWPKFMEIVGEVIALPFQIEIFAFFLEALFLSIYVYAADRLGPVTRLIAVFFVAFGASASAILITNAHAWMNTPRGFDLVDGQVVNVDPLAAIKAPSFFVTANHVVGTAFMTGAFVLVAVAAYKLLHNHLSKREIAYHRKGLFLSLVVAFIMSSYTALSGHETAVMLYEELPIKLAASEGLFNTTDNAALTIFGTPSVETESVIGGIEIPGMLSWIATGSTDGVIQGLNEFPQDEWPPLFIHTLFNVMVAIGFTLLGLAALGLFFWFLRRKQEGVIYPKWLLAAYVACGPLAIIGIETGWIYSCTGRQPWTIYGIQRTVEAATNSGNLGILFFLFSVLYIVLLVITGLVMYFYFKRNPVSDEFQSTNDQLNV; via the coding sequence TTGGATAGTGTCTTATTGTCGAGAATGCTGTTCGGGTCATCTATGGCCTTTCATATTATTTTTGCAACATTAACAGTTGGAATCACCCTTATGATTCTTCTTGCAGAAATTATGCGCTTAGTTAAGAAGGATGATGATTATGCGTTACTTGCCAAACGATGGACAAAAGGAGCAGCTGTTTTACTTGGTGTTGCCATTCCTTCAGGTACTATCGTCGCCGTAATGCTCTCCCTCTTATGGCCAAAGTTCATGGAGATTGTTGGGGAAGTCATTGCCCTACCCTTCCAAATTGAGATCTTTGCCTTTTTCTTAGAAGCGTTGTTCTTATCTATCTATGTGTATGCCGCTGATCGTTTAGGTCCTGTGACCAGATTAATTGCTGTCTTTTTTGTTGCCTTTGGAGCCTCAGCTTCCGCCATTTTGATTACAAATGCGCATGCATGGATGAATACGCCTCGTGGGTTTGATTTGGTTGACGGCCAGGTGGTAAATGTCGATCCTCTTGCTGCTATTAAGGCGCCAAGCTTTTTTGTTACAGCAAACCATGTAGTCGGCACAGCCTTTATGACAGGTGCTTTTGTGTTAGTTGCCGTAGCTGCTTATAAGTTATTACATAATCATTTGTCTAAAAGGGAAATCGCTTATCACCGGAAAGGATTATTTCTTTCCTTAGTCGTTGCATTTATCATGTCTTCGTACACCGCTTTATCAGGTCACGAAACAGCCGTTATGTTGTATGAAGAGCTTCCTATTAAGCTTGCTGCCTCTGAAGGATTGTTTAACACAACCGATAATGCCGCCCTTACCATTTTTGGAACACCTAGTGTGGAAACAGAAAGCGTAATCGGTGGAATAGAAATTCCTGGCATGCTTAGCTGGATTGCAACTGGTTCGACAGACGGAGTTATCCAAGGGTTAAATGAATTTCCACAAGACGAGTGGCCCCCTTTGTTCATCCATACGTTATTTAATGTCATGGTTGCCATTGGTTTTACCTTATTAGGGCTTGCAGCTCTTGGTTTATTTTTCTGGTTCCTAAGACGTAAACAAGAAGGTGTTATCTATCCTAAATGGCTTCTTGCAGCATATGTCGCTTGTGGACCTCTTGCAATTATTGGGATTGAAACGGGCTGGATTTATAGCTGTACCGGACGACAGCCTTGGACCATTTATGGGATCCAACGAACTGTAGAAGCCGCAACAAATTCGGGTAACCTCGGGATTCTGTTCTTCTTATTCTCTGTTCTTTATATTGTTTTGCTCGTCATTACCGGGCTTGTTATGTACTTTTACTTTAAACGAAATCCGGTTTCAGATGAATTTCAATCGACAAATGATCAACTCAATGTGTAG
- the rlmD gene encoding 23S rRNA (uracil(1939)-C(5))-methyltransferase RlmD: MKSAKQANHSAKTTVEVGQQFPLTIKRLGINGEGVGYYKRHVVFVPGALPGEEVVAKVTNAGERFSEASIKKIRKSSPGRITPPCPIYDQCGGCQLQHMEYAATLREKADIVRQAFERYTTIKQEALTIQQTKGMKDPWYYRNKSQMQVNKTKGVVQAGLYAEKSHKLIDLSACMVQHKRSNHVTQVMKQILQDLDISIYNERKHRGAVRTIVTRVSFKTGDVQLVLVTAEVTLPKRKQMMEEVKKRLPEVTSFMQNINDQKTSIIFGDRTTLVSGEETLEETLGDVSFSLSARAFFQLNPEQTVVLYDEAKKAAKLTGKEKLVDAYCGVGTIGLWLADQAAEVRGMDVIPDAIDDARANAANNHVKSYEYEVGKAEEWLPKWVKQGWTPDVVVVDPPRTGCDQKLLATLKQTKPSRIVYVSCNPSTLAKDVEQLRAAGYKVANIQPVDMFPWTAQVECVTELVREK; encoded by the coding sequence ATGAAATCAGCAAAACAGGCAAATCACAGTGCTAAAACAACGGTGGAGGTTGGACAGCAATTTCCACTTACTATAAAAAGGCTTGGCATTAATGGAGAAGGTGTAGGCTACTATAAGCGCCATGTGGTCTTTGTACCAGGTGCTCTCCCTGGAGAAGAGGTTGTAGCTAAGGTTACAAACGCAGGGGAGCGCTTCTCAGAAGCAAGCATTAAAAAAATTCGTAAGTCATCACCTGGGAGGATTACACCACCGTGTCCAATCTATGATCAATGTGGAGGCTGCCAGCTTCAGCATATGGAATATGCGGCAACCTTGCGTGAGAAGGCAGACATCGTGAGACAAGCCTTTGAGCGGTATACAACGATTAAACAAGAAGCATTGACCATTCAACAGACAAAGGGTATGAAGGATCCTTGGTATTATCGTAACAAAAGCCAGATGCAGGTGAATAAGACAAAAGGGGTAGTACAAGCAGGGTTATATGCAGAGAAATCACATAAATTGATTGATCTGTCTGCCTGTATGGTCCAGCATAAACGATCGAATCATGTAACGCAGGTTATGAAACAGATTCTACAAGACTTAGATATTTCTATTTATAATGAGCGCAAGCATCGCGGAGCCGTCCGCACAATTGTTACTCGTGTCAGCTTCAAAACAGGAGATGTTCAGCTTGTTCTTGTAACAGCAGAAGTAACTCTTCCGAAGCGAAAACAAATGATGGAAGAAGTGAAGAAGCGTCTGCCTGAAGTGACATCATTTATGCAAAATATCAACGATCAAAAAACCTCCATCATTTTTGGAGATCGTACAACACTTGTATCTGGAGAAGAGACGCTTGAAGAAACACTTGGAGATGTATCATTCTCTCTATCTGCCAGAGCGTTCTTTCAATTAAATCCTGAGCAAACGGTTGTTTTATATGATGAAGCCAAGAAAGCTGCTAAGCTTACAGGAAAAGAAAAGCTTGTTGATGCGTATTGTGGAGTAGGAACCATTGGATTATGGCTTGCTGATCAAGCTGCAGAAGTGAGAGGTATGGATGTCATTCCTGATGCTATTGATGATGCCCGCGCGAATGCAGCAAACAACCATGTGAAGTCTTACGAGTACGAGGTTGGAAAGGCGGAAGAATGGTTGCCAAAATGGGTGAAGCAAGGCTGGACACCAGATGTTGTGGTTGTCGATCCACCTCGAACCGGTTGCGACCAAAAGCTACTCGCCACATTAAAACAAACAAAGCCATCGCGTATTGTTTATGTATCCTGTAATCCATCTACTCTTGCAAAAGATGTTGAACAGTTAAGAGCGGCGGGGTACAAGGTAGCAAACATACAGCCAGTTGATATGTTTCCGTGGACAGCGCAGGTTGAGTGTGTGACTGAGTTAGTAAGAGAAAAATAA
- a CDS encoding histidine phosphatase family protein — protein MKLYLIRHGESLGNLQGKIQGTMDFPLSDLGKQQVDLISSYCEKINLDFLYSSDLERAYATAKAIGESAGLPVQAWEQIREVHLGPLQGLSRDEIREQYPETVTNSIITSGIKGTETVEELTTRCKNVLEQLHTQHSSDSVALVSHGGFISIFLMYVLVGKKWPEFHRPFVISNTSVTLLEWMNDKEQPYLHYTNRTAHLETLEAEQHAKKGVL, from the coding sequence ATGAAATTATACTTAATACGTCATGGTGAATCACTTGGGAATCTGCAGGGGAAAATTCAAGGGACCATGGATTTCCCGTTATCAGATTTAGGAAAACAGCAGGTTGATTTAATCAGCTCTTATTGTGAGAAGATCAATCTAGACTTTTTGTACAGTAGTGATTTAGAGCGAGCTTACGCAACTGCTAAAGCGATTGGAGAGTCAGCAGGACTTCCTGTTCAAGCATGGGAACAAATTCGAGAGGTGCACCTAGGACCACTACAAGGACTTTCAAGAGATGAGATTAGAGAACAGTATCCTGAAACCGTGACAAATTCCATTATTACATCTGGAATTAAAGGTACGGAAACGGTTGAAGAACTTACTACTAGGTGTAAGAACGTACTTGAACAGCTTCATACGCAGCATTCATCTGATTCTGTTGCACTCGTTTCACACGGTGGCTTTATAAGCATTTTCCTTATGTATGTATTAGTTGGAAAGAAGTGGCCGGAGTTTCACCGACCATTTGTGATCAGTAATACAAGCGTCACGCTTCTAGAATGGATGAATGATAAGGAGCAGCCTTACTTACATTACACCAATCGTACCGCTCACCTAGAAACGCTCGAAGCAGAGCAACACGCAAAAAAAGGTGTGTTATAA
- a CDS encoding FbpB family small basic protein, protein MRKQFIRFEDLMDQNRSELLNDEDALDRLDDRIDARTAEKELKHLKKVEQK, encoded by the coding sequence GTGAGAAAACAATTTATTCGTTTTGAAGATTTGATGGATCAAAATCGTTCGGAGTTACTTAACGACGAAGATGCGTTGGACCGTCTGGATGATCGCATAGATGCCCGTACGGCTGAAAAAGAACTAAAGCACTTAAAAAAAGTTGAACAGAAGTAA
- a CDS encoding cytochrome C oxidase subunit II, producing MKLKQMLFILVALFLLIAITACGAAGNDQAEENEPEEVIGEQVVLKATNWAFDQESYTVPAGDINIALENVEGHHGIEVDGTDVSIAGEGSVNTSLEPGEYTIRCTIPCGAGHAEMLATLIVE from the coding sequence ATGAAGTTAAAGCAGATGTTATTTATATTAGTCGCTCTTTTTCTTCTCATTGCGATCACAGCATGTGGTGCTGCGGGCAATGACCAAGCAGAAGAGAACGAACCAGAAGAAGTGATCGGTGAACAAGTTGTGTTAAAAGCAACAAACTGGGCATTTGATCAGGAAAGCTATACCGTACCCGCTGGAGATATTAACATTGCCCTTGAGAATGTTGAAGGCCACCATGGTATTGAAGTAGACGGTACAGATGTATCAATTGCAGGTGAAGGTTCTGTTAATACATCACTTGAACCAGGAGAGTACACAATTCGTTGTACGATTCCTTGTGGCGCAGGTCACGCAGAAATGCTCGCAACATTAATTGTGGAATAA
- a CDS encoding DUF368 domain-containing protein produces MFEFKNIFRGLAMGITDLVPGVSGSTVLMVLGVYERFIASLHGLTTKDWKQSLRFLIPLGVGVGSALLIFSRVISWLLENHQPLTMFLFLGLIVGIVPILVKEVDIKRTFKLNHYIFLITAFILIALTSLLPHEDTLMTDLSIWNYFFLFVAGWLASAALILPGISGSLIFLLLGVYTTVTNAISTLQIPVILAVGAGIAIGLLLTSKLVRYLFKAYMTHTYAVMIGLVAGSIIVLFSQIEPGGSLLGCGITFIAGLLVAYLLGSTQK; encoded by the coding sequence TTGTTTGAATTTAAAAATATATTTAGAGGTCTAGCTATGGGGATTACTGACCTCGTTCCAGGTGTAAGTGGAAGTACGGTATTAATGGTATTAGGCGTCTATGAGCGCTTTATTGCTTCCTTACATGGATTGACTACAAAAGATTGGAAACAAAGTTTACGCTTTTTAATTCCTCTTGGAGTTGGAGTAGGAAGTGCGTTATTAATATTTAGTCGAGTGATCAGTTGGCTACTGGAGAACCATCAACCTTTAACCATGTTTTTATTTCTGGGATTAATTGTTGGGATTGTTCCTATCCTGGTTAAAGAAGTGGACATTAAACGTACATTCAAGTTAAACCACTACATATTCTTAATCACAGCCTTTATTCTTATTGCATTAACCTCATTGTTACCACATGAAGATACATTAATGACAGACTTAAGTATTTGGAATTACTTCTTCTTGTTCGTTGCAGGTTGGTTAGCAAGTGCTGCATTAATCCTACCAGGAATAAGCGGCTCGCTTATTTTTCTCTTGTTAGGTGTCTATACAACAGTAACGAATGCGATCTCCACTTTACAGATTCCTGTGATTCTTGCCGTCGGTGCCGGAATTGCCATTGGACTATTATTGACAAGTAAGCTGGTTCGATATTTATTTAAAGCATATATGACGCATACATATGCTGTCATGATCGGTCTTGTTGCAGGATCCATTATTGTTTTATTTTCTCAAATTGAACCTGGAGGATCACTTTTAGGGTGCGGAATCACATTTATAGCAGGCTTACTCGTTGCTTATCTACTTGGAAGCACACAAAAATAA
- a CDS encoding MFS transporter: protein MKVNHPGYRFSMLIAMVAIAGFAQGMLLPLLSILLEEAGVSSSLNGLNATALYIGVLLASPFIERPVRTFGYKPVITIGLIVMTISLLLLPIWAFFWFWFVLRMIIGIADNMVHYATQVWITSTSTAQNRGRNISIYGLAFGLGFGAGPLMIHLLKVAEWLPFVIAAVLTFITWLFVSRLANEFPSQDIDTRAPQTTWARYRSVVKMAWFSLLPGFAYGYLEASLHGNYPVYALRSGLSIDQVSLLLPAFVVGGLLTQIPLGLASDKFGRKIILLTIATLGSVCFFLMIAVEHSPTVLFILFLAGGGCVGSLYSLGVAFMADLVPTYLLPTANVMMAVSFGLGSISGPLIGGWLIEIVEHGSVYYSIGGMLVLVVVAGLLFKQQHSEVEPHPS, encoded by the coding sequence ATGAAAGTGAATCATCCAGGATATCGATTTAGCATGCTAATTGCAATGGTAGCGATCGCAGGCTTTGCACAGGGAATGCTCCTACCTTTACTATCCATTCTACTTGAGGAGGCTGGCGTTTCTTCCTCATTAAATGGATTAAACGCTACAGCCTTGTACATAGGTGTGCTCCTTGCCTCACCTTTTATTGAACGACCTGTGCGCACATTTGGTTATAAACCAGTAATCACAATTGGACTAATTGTTATGACAATTAGCTTACTACTACTCCCGATCTGGGCGTTCTTTTGGTTCTGGTTTGTGTTACGAATGATCATTGGAATCGCAGACAATATGGTTCATTATGCCACACAGGTGTGGATTACCTCCACCAGTACGGCCCAAAATCGTGGTCGTAATATCTCGATTTATGGCTTAGCCTTTGGACTTGGCTTCGGGGCAGGTCCGTTAATGATTCATTTATTAAAAGTGGCCGAATGGTTACCATTTGTGATTGCCGCTGTTCTTACCTTTATTACGTGGTTGTTTGTATCGAGGCTTGCAAATGAATTTCCTTCCCAGGACATCGATACTCGTGCACCTCAAACAACCTGGGCCAGATATCGCTCGGTTGTGAAAATGGCCTGGTTCTCCTTACTTCCTGGGTTTGCTTATGGCTATCTTGAAGCGTCCCTTCATGGGAACTATCCTGTTTATGCCTTGAGGTCCGGTTTAAGCATTGATCAGGTTTCCCTTTTACTCCCTGCCTTTGTCGTCGGTGGCCTTCTGACACAAATTCCATTAGGACTTGCTAGTGATAAGTTCGGGCGCAAAATAATTCTGCTAACCATCGCTACACTTGGGAGCGTATGTTTCTTTTTAATGATTGCCGTTGAACATTCACCTACTGTTTTGTTCATACTTTTCCTAGCAGGTGGAGGATGTGTGGGGTCTCTTTATTCATTAGGCGTTGCTTTTATGGCTGATCTAGTCCCGACTTATCTTCTTCCCACTGCAAACGTCATGATGGCTGTAAGCTTTGGATTAGGCAGTATTAGTGGACCACTCATTGGCGGATGGCTTATAGAAATAGTGGAGCACGGAAGTGTGTATTACTCCATTGGAGGTATGCTGGTTTTAGTTGTTGTCGCCGGCTTACTATTTAAGCAACAACACTCTGAAGTAGAACCACATCCATCATAA
- the yfkAB gene encoding radical SAM/CxCxxxxC motif protein YfkAB translates to MKATKGDLLVLKTSKPLITPEYDPWEAYLDIKEHGRLALTNIEFTTTTLCNMRCEHCAVGYTLSPKDADPLPLDLFIRRLEELPQLRALSITGGEPMLSMKSVKEYVVPLLKYAHDRGIRTQINSNLTLPLERYEAILPYLDVLHISHNYGSVEDFTEIGFAMMDKKPSLKQREAYFYRMVENARELTRRGVLVSAETMINKRTIPHLKEIHEQIVEMGCQRHEVHPMYPADFASALEAASLKDIRKGIHTLLDHRDPDVWMLFGTLPFYPCSDLKEDLELQERLYQAKNVTVRNDPDGRSRLNINIFDGSIIVTDFGDTPELGNVQDTPLQQAYDTWMNSEVGRSVQCHCPAVKCLGPNILVKDAYYSDVNFLKRSSNLKL, encoded by the coding sequence ATGAAGGCAACCAAAGGAGACCTACTAGTGTTAAAGACTTCAAAACCACTTATTACTCCAGAGTATGATCCATGGGAAGCTTATCTAGATATTAAAGAACATGGACGCCTGGCACTTACGAATATAGAATTTACAACTACCACACTATGTAATATGCGGTGTGAGCATTGTGCAGTCGGTTATACATTAAGCCCCAAGGATGCTGATCCATTACCACTTGATCTATTTATTCGTCGCTTAGAGGAGTTACCTCAGCTGCGAGCGTTAAGTATAACAGGTGGAGAGCCTATGCTTTCAATGAAATCGGTAAAAGAATATGTTGTGCCTTTGTTGAAATACGCACATGATCGAGGTATTCGTACTCAAATCAATTCAAATCTTACATTGCCACTTGAACGGTATGAAGCGATCTTACCTTATCTTGACGTTCTTCATATCTCTCATAATTACGGTAGTGTAGAAGATTTTACAGAGATCGGTTTTGCCATGATGGATAAGAAACCAAGCCTTAAGCAACGGGAGGCTTATTTTTATCGAATGGTTGAAAATGCTCGCGAACTCACTCGTCGTGGTGTCCTTGTTTCCGCAGAGACAATGATAAATAAGCGGACCATTCCACATCTAAAAGAAATTCACGAACAAATTGTTGAGATGGGTTGTCAGCGACATGAGGTTCACCCGATGTACCCCGCTGATTTTGCAAGTGCGCTTGAAGCGGCTTCACTGAAAGATATCCGAAAAGGCATCCATACGTTACTTGATCATCGTGACCCTGATGTATGGATGTTATTTGGGACGCTTCCTTTTTATCCGTGTAGCGATCTTAAAGAAGATCTAGAGCTACAAGAGCGTTTGTATCAAGCCAAAAACGTCACGGTTCGTAATGATCCGGACGGTCGTTCAAGGCTTAATATTAATATCTTTGATGGTTCTATTATTGTGACTGATTTTGGAGATACACCTGAGCTTGGAAACGTTCAGGATACACCTTTACAGCAGGCCTATGACACCTGGATGAACTCCGAGGTCGGTCGCTCTGTACAATGCCACTGTCCCGCTGTTAAATGTCTTGGCCCAAATATCTTAGTAAAAGATGCGTATTACTCAGATGTTAATTTCTTAAAAAGAAGCTCGAATTTGAAGCTTTAA
- the pdaA gene encoding delta-lactam-biosynthetic de-N-acetylase has product MVIGIQSEQAFAYDRNVLHWGFKPAKNQELATTEPEFLRMLDESGGYFTGDTERKVLYLTFDNGYENGYTEKVLDVLREKKVPAAFFVTGHYLDSAPDLIKRMVNEGHIVGNHSWHHPSLPAIDDERLASELIKVKKRFAELTGIEYMNYLRPPRGEFSEHSLHKSEEEGYINVFWSLAYADWDVNKQKGGDYAYNKIMERIHPGAIMLLHSVSSDNAEALPRVIDEAKKQGYTFESLDDLTVQKQIPSF; this is encoded by the coding sequence ATGGTTATAGGGATTCAAAGTGAACAAGCATTTGCCTACGACCGGAATGTCTTACATTGGGGCTTTAAGCCGGCCAAAAATCAAGAACTTGCAACAACAGAACCTGAATTTCTGAGAATGCTCGATGAGTCAGGTGGTTATTTTACTGGAGACACAGAAAGGAAAGTTCTTTATTTAACGTTTGATAACGGATATGAGAATGGATACACTGAAAAGGTGCTTGATGTGCTTCGTGAAAAGAAAGTGCCTGCTGCCTTTTTTGTAACGGGTCATTATCTTGATTCCGCACCTGATCTCATTAAACGTATGGTGAACGAGGGTCATATCGTGGGAAACCATTCGTGGCACCATCCAAGCTTGCCAGCTATTGATGATGAGCGACTAGCAAGTGAATTAATAAAGGTTAAAAAACGGTTCGCCGAATTAACTGGAATCGAATATATGAATTATTTACGCCCACCACGTGGCGAATTTAGTGAGCATAGCCTTCACAAGTCAGAAGAAGAGGGGTACATTAACGTATTCTGGTCTCTTGCGTATGCAGATTGGGATGTAAACAAGCAAAAGGGTGGAGATTATGCCTATAACAAAATTATGGAGCGAATTCATCCAGGAGCCATTATGCTTTTGCATTCAGTTTCAAGTGATAACGCAGAAGCTCTTCCAAGAGTCATTGATGAAGCGAAAAAGCAGGGGTATACGTTTGAAAGCTTAGATGATCTAACGGTTCAAAAGCAAATTCCTTCCTTTTGA
- a CDS encoding hemolysin family protein, with translation MDNLYLNLFFVALLIALTAFFVASEFAIVKIRSTKIDQLVQEGHKSAVLAKKVTSNLDEYLSACQLGITITALGIGRLGEPTFEKMLHPVVEALPISSSAVITTVSFVVSFAIMTFLHVVVGELAPKTLAIQKAERITLLVSRPLRAFYLIMYPLIWFLNGAARLLTRSVGLKPMSEHDVTHSEEELRLILSDSYKGGEINQSEFKYVSKIFDFDNRVAKEIMVPRTEISAVSIADPISKNLEFMRKERFTRFPVVDGDKDHILGVINVREVLTDIVSPDVTREIFLNDYIRPVISVIESIPVNDLLVEMQKQQIHMAILFDEYGGTAGLITAEDIIEEIVGEINDEFDVEEDPLIRKINDDHYIIDGKTLISDVNKLLNIELDETDVDTIGGWLLTEKYDVAVNEAIEHENFTFTVKEFDNHQVKQVEIVRRQEDHQITEQQLAST, from the coding sequence TTGGACAATTTATACTTAAATTTGTTTTTCGTGGCTTTATTAATTGCTCTCACAGCTTTTTTTGTAGCCTCTGAGTTTGCAATCGTCAAAATCAGAAGTACAAAGATTGACCAGCTTGTACAGGAGGGTCATAAGAGTGCTGTTCTGGCAAAAAAAGTTACTTCAAACCTAGACGAGTACTTATCTGCTTGCCAACTAGGGATTACCATTACAGCTCTAGGTATTGGACGTTTGGGTGAACCAACGTTTGAGAAAATGCTTCACCCCGTGGTTGAGGCGTTACCGATTAGTAGTAGTGCCGTTATTACAACCGTAAGCTTTGTTGTTTCGTTTGCGATCATGACGTTTTTACACGTTGTGGTTGGAGAGCTTGCTCCAAAAACCTTGGCCATTCAAAAAGCAGAACGCATTACACTGCTCGTCTCAAGACCATTACGTGCTTTTTATTTAATTATGTATCCACTTATTTGGTTCTTAAATGGAGCAGCTCGTTTATTAACTCGTTCAGTAGGTTTGAAACCTATGTCAGAGCATGACGTTACTCACTCTGAAGAAGAGTTACGTTTAATTCTTTCTGACAGCTATAAAGGTGGAGAAATTAATCAGTCTGAATTCAAATATGTAAGTAAAATCTTTGATTTTGATAACCGAGTAGCCAAGGAAATCATGGTTCCCCGAACTGAAATTTCGGCAGTTTCTATCGCTGATCCAATCAGTAAAAACCTAGAATTTATGCGAAAAGAACGCTTTACACGCTTCCCAGTAGTTGATGGTGACAAGGACCATATTCTTGGTGTGATTAATGTTAGAGAAGTGCTAACTGATATTGTTTCACCAGATGTGACAAGAGAAATTTTCCTGAATGACTATATTCGTCCTGTTATTTCAGTTATTGAATCGATACCAGTTAATGATTTACTCGTAGAAATGCAAAAGCAACAAATTCATATGGCTATTCTCTTTGATGAATACGGTGGTACAGCAGGTCTTATTACGGCTGAAGATATTATTGAAGAAATTGTCGGCGAAATTAACGATGAGTTTGACGTCGAGGAAGATCCTTTAATCCGTAAGATTAATGATGATCATTATATTATCGATGGTAAGACTTTGATTAGTGACGTAAATAAACTGCTTAACATTGAACTTGATGAGACCGATGTGGATACCATTGGTGGATGGTTGCTTACTGAAAAGTACGATGTTGCTGTAAATGAAGCCATTGAGCATGAAAATTTCACATTTACAGTGAAGGAATTTGATAATCATCAAGTAAAACAAGTGGAAATTGTTCGGCGTCAGGAAGATCATCAAATTACTGAACAACAGCTTGCTTCTACGTAA
- a CDS encoding GAF domain-containing protein, whose translation MSIPTDVASLKIMAHVYKRKSAQSTFEKTVESLVSSVPYIDWVGIYLYEDLNHKLVAASCFENDMQWTCNGELKFPIHDSVEKEIGLMIVRSKHSIAFDVTDVSTLKTIAAAIGQETLVN comes from the coding sequence TTGTCTATCCCCACAGACGTAGCGTCTTTAAAAATTATGGCGCATGTCTATAAACGTAAAAGCGCTCAGTCTACATTTGAAAAGACAGTAGAAAGCCTCGTGAGTTCTGTACCGTATATTGATTGGGTAGGAATTTACCTTTATGAAGATCTAAATCATAAACTTGTTGCCGCTTCTTGTTTTGAAAATGACATGCAATGGACGTGTAATGGCGAACTTAAATTTCCAATTCACGACTCTGTTGAAAAGGAAATCGGTCTCATGATTGTACGTAGCAAACATTCCATTGCCTTTGATGTAACAGACGTCTCCACATTAAAAACAATTGCTGCAGCGATCGGACAAGAAACACTTGTGAATTAG
- a CDS encoding SE1561 family protein, which translates to MGGSIHDKKQQIDYLRNRLNLLLTSLESMDPEDAEASEMQRMIDMLEQIQMKATTFKKEWERG; encoded by the coding sequence ATGGGTGGATCAATCCATGATAAAAAACAGCAAATTGATTACTTAAGAAATAGATTAAACTTATTACTCACATCACTTGAATCAATGGATCCAGAAGACGCTGAAGCTTCCGAGATGCAGCGCATGATTGATATGCTCGAGCAAATTCAGATGAAGGCAACAACGTTTAAAAAGGAATGGGAACGGGGATGA